From the genome of Paraburkholderia largidicola:
AGCGCGCAAAGCGTATTGAATATTATATTACGGAATTCACGATCGAAATATTGGCGCAGAAAACCCGCCAAGGGGAATATGTAGTCCCTGCGTATCAGCGTGAATTTACCTGGGAAGAATCGCGTAAGTGGCGATTTATTGAATCTGTGCTGATGGGATTGCCGATTCCGTTTATTTTCTTTTGGGAGGATCCTTCCACTGGGAAATTGGAAATCGTCGATGGCTCGCAGCGTTTACGCACGCTGGAAGAATTTGTATATAACGAACTGGCTTTAGGGGATTTAGAAAAACTTCCCGCCGTTTCCGGTTTCAGGTTTTGCGACTTACCGGAAGCCCGTCAACGAAAGCTTTTTAATCGTTCGATTCGCGGAATAGTATTGAGCGAATTCGCGGATGAAGAGGCACGGTTTGATCTATTCGAACGGATAAACACCGGCAGCAAGGTTGCGAATAAGGCGGAAGTGCGGCGCGGTGCCCTACGGGGTCCATTTTTGGATCTCGTGGTTGAACTCGCCAAAGATCCGGTATTTCAATCCTTAGCCCCGGTGAGCGAAAAGCAACTAAAAGAGAGAGAGCCAGAAGAGCTAGTAACGCGGTTCTTCGCTTATGGCGACGGCTTGGAAGACTATGCCGACGAGGTTTCTCCATTCCTGTTTTCGTATTCGCGCCATACTAACAAGGCTTTTGAAGAGGATCCCTCGTTAGTTGATGCTTACAGGGAGCGCTTCCATCGGACGATGGCGTTTGTGCAGAAAGCTATTCCCTACGGGTTTCGGCGCACGCCAACAGGAAAAGCAACGCCACGATCGCGCTTCGAGGGTATTGCGATTGGCACCTACTTGGCTCTGCAAGCCAAGCCTGATTTGCAACCAGATCCAGTAAAAACGGAAGGGTGGTTGAAATCTGAACGCTTTATCAAAGAAGCGCGATCAGACGGCGCAAATGCGATCGGGCGCCTGGAGGGCCGGATTGGTTTCGTTCGTGACAGCCTGCTAGGGACGGTAGCATGAACGGCGTGCGTACTGCATTTCAGGAGCGAAAAAATGAGATTGAAGCCTATTTCTCATTAATGGAAACCATTGAGCGCAGCCTTCAAATTGGCGTCCCCGTAATCAAAGTTGGATTAGAGGAGCACCAAGTCACGCCTTTGCAGCAGCGAATTCTGTATGCCGGACTCTATTTGCATCTCTACAATCTTGTGGAGTCGACGACGACCTTGCTTATTAGTGCCGTCGAACGCGCGGCAATGGGCATGGGAGATCCTCCAAGGACTGCGCGCGAACTTTCGACAGAAATGCGAAAACAGTGGGTTCGTTCGTTTGCAAAAACTCACGAAGATCTTTCGCCAGAGCACCGTCTAGAGCGAGCCATGGCAGTTTGTAATCACTTACTCGGCATTCTGCCACTAGAACTGTCAATTACGAAGGGTGGTGGCGGCAATTGGGACGATGACGAAATCGAGGGTCTAGCGGAAAAACTTGGAATGACACTTACCGTCCCAAAAGCCATTTATACTGCCGTGAAGCGTCCCGCTAGAGATAACAAGGGTCCGCTAAAGCTTGTTCGGGATCTCCGTAACAAACTCGCCCACGGTGCAATCTCGTTCTCCGAATGTGGAAATGATCATTCTACCGGTGATCTTCGAAAAATCTCCGATGCAGTTATAGATTATTTGGACGCGGTAATTAACGCATTTCAGCAATATATAACTCTCGAGCAATACCTCGCTACGACTTAGGAAAATCGCGCAAATGTTGCTGAATTGACAATGCAACGGCTTCTGCCAGCTTGACTGGTACGGCATTTCCTATATGACGGCCTATATGCCGAAATATTATCTTTTCACCCGGAGCGGCGAATGAATATTTCGCCGGAAATGTTTGTAATAACGCCGCCTCGCGTAGCGAAATCGCACGATCTTGACTCGGATGCCCGAAACGCCCATTCCCTAGGCCGTAACATTGAGTCGTGATGGTTGGCCCCGGCTTGTCCCATCGCATGCGCCCGTAGACGCTCGGATAAGTGGCACCGGTATCTCTCTTGTGACAGGCCAATTTCAGACGCTCCGGCCAATCGGGCCATCCGCCACCTTCAGGCGTAGAGCGAATCCTTTCCAAGTTCAGAGGCGAGAGCCTAGAACTGACGTGTAATGGGTCGTTGGTCGGGGAGGGGCCACCGGCGGTAATAGCAGGCAGGTGACCGATAGTGTCATGTACGGATGCGTAATCTTCGGCGTCGTGGGTCGGCGGGATCAGCTTCAGAGGACCTCGCAAAGACGCGAGAATTACCAAACGCTCTCGGGTCTGCGGTACACCATACTCGGCACAACGCACGATGCTTTCAGTGACATGGTATCCCATGTCAATCAAATCCTTGACGAAGCTTACATAGACGTCGTGCTTGAGTCTTGCGAGTTCGGGTACGTTCTCGGCTGAGACAATCTCCGGTCGTACCGCGCGAATTAAATCTCGGAAGCGATACAGGAGTGCCCATCGCTTGTCCTTTGATTTCCGTTTGCCTGGCGCTGATGCGTAACGATAGCTGTAGGTAGAGAACGGCTGGCAAGGGGCACAACCAATGAGCACTTTGACTGCTCCCTTGGGATACCAGGACTCGAGCTCGGAAGGATTCAATTCTTCCACGCCCTTACATACAAACGTGGCGCCTACGTTGTTGTTTTCGTAGGCGTATTGACATGTGTCGTCGATATCATATCCGGCGACCACAGGTATTCCCGCATTTATAAAACCGTGAGTCTTTCCTCCCACGCCGCAAAATAGATCCACGGCTGCGATCTTTTCCTCGCGAGGAATCCGTCGGCTGCTAGATGTGGGAATACGCTTCATTCGTGGCTAGATTATGTGTGTAGCTGTTGGATCCAGCGTAAGTTTAACAGGGCTTTGTTTTTCGCTGACATACGGAATAATCGCCGCTCCGTGAGGATCACGGTGCGGCGTCTGGTAGACGAAGCCGGGTTCCAGAGCGACCCACTTTCTTGCATAACTCAGTCTGCCGATCGAGTGGGCCTCCAACTGACTCGCGCATCAATTGGGTTGCTTGGCGGATTCGAAGACTCAACGACCTCTTAAAGAAGATCGTCCCAACGTTGGGGATAGCCCGGCTACCGCACTCGGGCCGCTAGCTCATTGCTCCGTTCCAGACTGCCCGCGAAATCGTCCCAGAGCAAAAATGGCTCGAAATGC
Proteins encoded in this window:
- a CDS encoding DUF262 domain-containing protein → MAQESLFGFTDEEKDAAEAQIQERAKRIEYYITEFTIEILAQKTRQGEYVVPAYQREFTWEESRKWRFIESVLMGLPIPFIFFWEDPSTGKLEIVDGSQRLRTLEEFVYNELALGDLEKLPAVSGFRFCDLPEARQRKLFNRSIRGIVLSEFADEEARFDLFERINTGSKVANKAEVRRGALRGPFLDLVVELAKDPVFQSLAPVSEKQLKEREPEELVTRFFAYGDGLEDYADEVSPFLFSYSRHTNKAFEEDPSLVDAYRERFHRTMAFVQKAIPYGFRRTPTGKATPRSRFEGIAIGTYLALQAKPDLQPDPVKTEGWLKSERFIKEARSDGANAIGRLEGRIGFVRDSLLGTVA
- a CDS encoding MAE_28990/MAE_18760 family HEPN-like nuclease, which translates into the protein MNGVRTAFQERKNEIEAYFSLMETIERSLQIGVPVIKVGLEEHQVTPLQQRILYAGLYLHLYNLVESTTTLLISAVERAAMGMGDPPRTARELSTEMRKQWVRSFAKTHEDLSPEHRLERAMAVCNHLLGILPLELSITKGGGGNWDDDEIEGLAEKLGMTLTVPKAIYTAVKRPARDNKGPLKLVRDLRNKLAHGAISFSECGNDHSTGDLRKISDAVIDYLDAVINAFQQYITLEQYLATT
- a CDS encoding DNA cytosine methyltransferase encodes the protein MKRIPTSSSRRIPREEKIAAVDLFCGVGGKTHGFINAGIPVVAGYDIDDTCQYAYENNNVGATFVCKGVEELNPSELESWYPKGAVKVLIGCAPCQPFSTYSYRYASAPGKRKSKDKRWALLYRFRDLIRAVRPEIVSAENVPELARLKHDVYVSFVKDLIDMGYHVTESIVRCAEYGVPQTRERLVILASLRGPLKLIPPTHDAEDYASVHDTIGHLPAITAGGPSPTNDPLHVSSRLSPLNLERIRSTPEGGGWPDWPERLKLACHKRDTGATYPSVYGRMRWDKPGPTITTQCYGLGNGRFGHPSQDRAISLREAALLQTFPAKYSFAAPGEKIIFRHIGRHIGNAVPVKLAEAVALSIQQHLRDFPKS